Proteins encoded within one genomic window of Amycolatopsis sp. 2-15:
- a CDS encoding SAV_915 family protein has protein sequence MTNPNLPPALYLPTGPVSGTTDGGTGANIELRRTPDGRVALVAFTALDRLIDCCGEHQPWIMINTEHLPKIHQVNPYDVIVLDSELPVELRHTARV, from the coding sequence GTGACGAACCCCAACCTCCCCCCGGCCCTGTACCTGCCGACCGGACCGGTCTCCGGGACCACCGACGGCGGCACCGGTGCCAACATCGAGCTGCGCCGCACCCCCGACGGCCGCGTGGCCCTGGTCGCGTTCACCGCGCTCGACCGGCTGATCGACTGCTGCGGCGAGCACCAGCCGTGGATCATGATCAACACCGAGCACCTGCCGAAGATCCACCAGGTCAACCCCTACGACGTGATCGTGCTCGACTCCGAACTCCCGGTCGAGCTGCGCCACACCGCGCGGGTATAA